In the genome of Halapricum salinum, one region contains:
- a CDS encoding DUF7470 family protein — protein sequence MLDKLGALGIVGLLLTLGGLGVVASQNLILAGGLALVLVGLAVTALGIVRNLLTSLGMGGMV from the coding sequence ATGCTCGACAAACTCGGCGCACTCGGCATCGTCGGCCTCCTCCTGACGCTGGGGGGGCTGGGTGTCGTCGCTTCGCAAAATTTGATCCTCGCCGGTGGCCTGGCACTCGTGCTGGTCGGCCTCGCTGTGACTGCGCTCGGTATCGTGCGGAACCTCCTCACCTCGCTCGGGATGGGCGGGATGGTCTAA
- a CDS encoding SCP2 sterol-binding domain-containing protein yields the protein MAITLPDEAEAWISAYRRLLNDNDAFAEAASGWGVDFDGDFVLEIHPDDTYEGEPIYFYLALRDGACLDVDVLDDPNAVAHGYAIRGDYADWKRLIRGDLDIVTGVMTGVLEADGSTMRAMRYQDALVEMGNVAARLDTEFRY from the coding sequence ATGGCGATTACGCTGCCCGACGAGGCCGAGGCGTGGATCAGCGCGTACCGGCGTCTCCTCAACGACAACGACGCGTTCGCCGAGGCCGCGTCCGGCTGGGGCGTCGACTTCGACGGCGACTTCGTCCTCGAGATCCACCCGGACGACACCTACGAGGGCGAGCCGATCTACTTCTATCTCGCGCTCCGTGACGGGGCGTGTCTCGACGTCGACGTCCTCGACGACCCGAACGCGGTTGCCCACGGCTACGCGATCCGCGGTGACTACGCCGACTGGAAGCGTCTCATCCGTGGTGACCTCGACATCGTCACTGGCGTGATGACGGGCGTGCTGGAGGCCGACGGCTCGACGATGCGGGCGATGCGCTACCAGGACGCCCTCGTCGAAATGGGCAACGTCGCCGCGCGGCTGGACACGGAGTTTCGGTACTGA